One Nitrospinota bacterium genomic window, AAATCAGCGGCGATCACATTTATATCGCGCCGGGCGGCATGCATATGGTGTTGCGCAAGAACGATACCGGATGCATCAACATCGGCCTCAACGGCCAGCCGCCGGAAAACGGTTGCCGTCCTTCGGTGGATGTGTTGTTCCGTTCGGCGGCATCCGTGTATAGCGGCGATGTCATCACCTTGATTCTTACCGGAATGGGGAGTGACGGCGCGAAAGGGGCGGCTCCGCTGAAGCGCGCGGGCTCGCACCTCATCGTGCAGGATGAAGCGTCGAGCGTGGTGTGGGGTATGCCGGGGAGCGCCGTGGCGGCCGGCATTGTGGATGAAGTTTTGCCGCTGGCGGACATTCCGCAGGCGGTTAAGCGTGAAATTGACCGCAGAAGGGAGGCGCGGAAAGATATTTCAATCCGCGCCGGATATTCCCTTTAAGGGAAGAGAGGGAACATCATGAAGCTAAAACCGCAGGAATTCGCGGAACTGACCAACTACATATATAAGGCCTGCGGGCTGAGTATTGGCAATGAAAAACAGTATTTGGTCGAACAACGGCTTTTCAACCTTGCGAAAACCGCCGGCGGCGGGTCGTTTCAGGGGCTTATCGATAAATTGAAAACGGGCGCGGATCCCCGTCTGCGGGACGATGTTATCGAGGCCATGACCACCAATGAAACATCGTTTTTCCGCGATGGCCACCCGTTCGACACCTTCCGGGACAAGCTGTTGCCCATCCTGGAGCAGACAATCATCCAACGGAAGAAAAGCCCGATCCAACGCAGGGGCGCGAAGGTGCGCATCTGGTCCGCGGCGGCGTCCACCGGCCAGGAGGCTTACAGCATGGCGATGCTGATACACGAACATGTCAAGGCCAACGGCCATAAGGGGGTAACCGTTGAGGACTTTGACATCCTCGCCACCGACATTTCGAGCAGTGTACTGGCGCAGGCAATATCGGGACGCTATTCCGACATGGAAATGGCCCGCGGCCTCTCGGCGGAGCGGCGTGACCGGTTCTTCACGAAAACCGATTCCGGTTGGGCCGTCGGCCATGATCTGCAATCCATCGTCGAATTCCGCCGGATAAACATCACCGAGCCGTTTACCGCGCTGGGCGGGTTTGATGTGATCTTTTGCCGGAACATCCTCATTTATTTTGATGACGACACCAAGCGGAAAATCATGCGGCAGATGCATCAGATGCTTTCGCCAGCGGGGTATTTGCTGCTTGGAGCGTGTGAAAACGTTCAGGGCATGGGGGTGGATTTCGAATCCATCACCCATAAG contains:
- a CDS encoding protein-glutamate O-methyltransferase CheR, which produces MKLKPQEFAELTNYIYKACGLSIGNEKQYLVEQRLFNLAKTAGGGSFQGLIDKLKTGADPRLRDDVIEAMTTNETSFFRDGHPFDTFRDKLLPILEQTIIQRKKSPIQRRGAKVRIWSAAASTGQEAYSMAMLIHEHVKANGHKGVTVEDFDILATDISSSVLAQAISGRYSDMEMARGLSAERRDRFFTKTDSGWAVGHDLQSIVEFRRINITEPFTALGGFDVIFCRNILIYFDDDTKRKIMRQMHQMLSPAGYLLLGACENVQGMGVDFESITHKSTILHRVRQAGSGADAKVAVKR